From the Bacillus sp. FJAT-22090 genome, the window AAAGTATGCTATTTTGCGGTATCCCGCTGCAATGTATGTAAACCTCATTCGTGGGACTCCAATACTGATTCAAATATTATTCATCTATTTTGGTGCACCGTCTGTTCTGGATATAAGCCTTTCCGCTTTCACTGCGGGGCTGATTGCAATAAGTTTAAACATTGGGGCATATAATACAGAAATTTTTCGTGGCGGTATCGAATCGATTAGTAAAGGGCAAATGGAAGCTGGCAGATCACTTGGCTTTTCATATGCTCAAACAATGGCATTAATTATTTTACCTCAGGCAATACGTCGAATGATTCCTTCATTCGTTAATCAATTGACTCATGCCATTAAGGATACGTCTATGCTTTCCGTAATAGGAATAGCGGAATTGACAATGGTTGGACAATCAATTTACGCAATGAACTTCAGGTCCTTTGAAATATTGACGGTAGTGGGTGCATTTTACTTTATCACCA encodes:
- a CDS encoding amino acid ABC transporter permease, which gives rise to MGTTLKVIEEALPYLLQGLYMTVLISVVSIIISLGIGLVACFMRMSKYAILRYPAAMYVNLIRGTPILIQILFIYFGAPSVLDISLSAFTAGLIAISLNIGAYNTEIFRGGIESISKGQMEAGRSLGFSYAQTMALIILPQAIRRMIPSFVNQLTHAIKDTSMLSVIGIAELTMVGQSIYAMNFRSFEILTVVGAFYFITIYTVSLISTRMERRFVIT